GTTTCCAAAATCGGACCTCCTTTGGAGGGGTCTTAGGAGCTCGCTCTCGCCTTCCTCCGCATTACCTCGAGTAGAACTCGATCACCAGGTTCTCGTTCACGGGCAGGGCCAGGTCTTCGCGGTCAGGCAGGCGCAAGAACTTTCCGCTCATGGTAGCGGGGTCAAACTCGAGCCAACGGAAGGTCTTGCGGTTTTTGAAGCGCTCGACGTTCTCTTTGATGAAAGGGATATCCTGCGCCCTCTTGCTCACCGAGACGGTATCGCCCTGCTTAACCCGGTAACCGGCGACGTTGACCCGCCTGCCATTGACCAGGATATGCCCGTGGCGCACGAACTGCCGGGCCTGGCGCCGGGTGGCGGCGATTCCCAGCCGAAAGACCACATTATCCAGCCTCGACTCGAGAAGCTGCAAAAACACCGTACCGGT
The Meiothermus sp. Pnk-1 genome window above contains:
- the rpsD gene encoding 30S ribosomal protein S4; the encoded protein is MGRYRGPIVKVARRLGVNIAETEKVQKYLDRRPYAPGQHGQKRARRPSDYAVRLREKQKLRFIYDMSERSFRNLFEEASKKKGVTGTVFLQLLESRLDNVVFRLGIAATRRQARQFVRHGHILVNGRRVNVAGYRVKQGDTVSVSKRAQDIPFIKENVERFKNRKTFRWLEFDPATMSGKFLRLPDREDLALPVNENLVIEFYSR